Proteins encoded together in one Microbacterium oxydans window:
- a CDS encoding acyl-CoA dehydrogenase family protein: MSDFDPTAFLPDDLIERIRERAPIHDRENTFPQEDLDELRAAGYLSILVPTERGGAGLGLAEAAILQQRLAGAAPATALAINMHLVWTGVAKVFSDRGVPGLEFVQDGAVAGEVFAFGISEGGNDLVLFGSDTAAVPDADGGYAFTGTKIFTSLAPVWTQLGLHGLDTTSPDAPKLVFAFAERTDAVTTSDDWDTLGMRGTQSRTTRLNGATADAAHVVRRIDPGPSPDPIVFGIFSVFEILLASVYTGIARRALELAVSTAQKRHSKKTGLAYSQDPDIRWRIADMGLAYDALPPQIAALARDVDELVDNGGRWFPLLSGVKHRAITMAKHVVDEAMLVAGGGSYFSANELSRLYRDVLAGAFHPSDPESAHATAASALLGPLES, from the coding sequence GTGAGCGACTTCGACCCGACCGCGTTCCTTCCCGACGATCTGATCGAGCGGATCCGGGAGCGCGCTCCGATCCATGACCGCGAGAACACCTTCCCCCAGGAGGACCTCGACGAACTCCGCGCCGCCGGCTACCTGTCGATCCTGGTGCCGACGGAGCGCGGAGGCGCGGGACTCGGACTCGCCGAGGCCGCGATCCTGCAGCAGCGTCTCGCGGGTGCCGCGCCGGCGACGGCCCTGGCCATCAACATGCACCTCGTGTGGACGGGCGTCGCGAAGGTCTTCTCCGACCGCGGCGTGCCCGGGCTGGAATTCGTGCAGGACGGCGCGGTCGCGGGCGAAGTCTTCGCCTTCGGCATCAGCGAGGGCGGCAACGACCTGGTCCTGTTCGGCAGCGACACCGCGGCCGTGCCCGACGCCGACGGCGGCTACGCGTTCACCGGCACCAAGATCTTCACCTCGCTCGCGCCGGTCTGGACGCAGCTGGGCCTGCACGGTCTCGACACCACCAGTCCCGATGCCCCGAAGCTCGTGTTCGCCTTCGCCGAGCGGACGGATGCCGTCACCACCTCCGACGACTGGGACACCCTGGGCATGCGGGGCACGCAGAGCCGGACCACGCGGTTGAACGGCGCGACGGCGGATGCCGCGCATGTGGTGCGACGCATCGATCCCGGTCCGAGCCCCGACCCGATCGTGTTCGGCATCTTCTCGGTCTTCGAGATCCTCCTCGCCTCGGTCTACACCGGCATCGCCCGGCGCGCGCTGGAGCTCGCGGTGTCGACCGCGCAGAAGCGGCACTCGAAGAAGACCGGACTCGCGTACAGCCAGGACCCGGACATCCGCTGGCGCATCGCCGACATGGGCCTCGCCTACGACGCGCTGCCGCCGCAGATCGCCGCGCTGGCCCGCGATGTGGACGAGCTCGTCGACAACGGCGGCCGCTGGTTCCCGCTGCTCTCCGGGGTCAAGCACCGGGCGATCACGATGGCCAAGCACGTCGTGGACGAGGCGATGCTCGTCGCGGGCGGCGGCTCCTACTTCTCGGCGAACGAGCTCTCCAGGCTCTACCGCGACGTCCTCGCCGGCGCCTTCCATCCCTCCGACCCGGAATCCGCGCACGCGACCGCGGCGAGCGCACTGCTCGGCCCTCTCGAGAGCTGA
- a CDS encoding alpha/beta fold hydrolase, with product MPAPLTLPRISWGAPSASRRALLVHGLGSSGALMWRLGDALAEAGWHATAVDLRGHGDAPRSLDYTVAAFGADLAAALPEGADAWDAVIGHSLGGAASTVAAASAPEWTRRLVLIDPAIHVDGRDAAIVRKSQERAFADTRLEVVQQEHPHWHPQDQELKVDAVLRASAWAVEQTSVQNQPWDVRADAARLTVPTHVIGADPAAYSIFTGDLADEVLAANPLITLSVVEGAGHSLHRDRPEESIRQLLEALK from the coding sequence ATGCCTGCACCGCTCACCCTGCCCCGCATCTCCTGGGGCGCCCCGTCGGCCTCTCGACGCGCGCTCCTCGTCCACGGGCTGGGGTCCTCCGGCGCGCTGATGTGGCGACTCGGCGATGCCCTCGCCGAAGCGGGATGGCACGCGACGGCCGTCGATCTACGAGGACACGGCGACGCTCCGCGCTCCCTCGACTACACGGTCGCCGCGTTCGGAGCCGATCTCGCCGCCGCCCTGCCCGAGGGCGCCGACGCCTGGGACGCGGTCATCGGCCACTCCCTGGGCGGTGCCGCCAGCACGGTCGCCGCGGCATCCGCCCCCGAATGGACCCGTCGGCTCGTCCTCATCGACCCCGCGATCCACGTCGACGGGCGCGACGCCGCGATCGTGCGCAAGAGCCAGGAGCGCGCGTTCGCCGACACCCGGCTCGAGGTCGTGCAGCAGGAGCATCCGCACTGGCACCCGCAGGACCAGGAGCTCAAGGTCGACGCGGTGCTGCGCGCGAGCGCCTGGGCCGTCGAGCAGACCAGCGTCCAGAACCAGCCCTGGGACGTGCGAGCCGATGCCGCACGCCTCACGGTTCCCACGCACGTGATCGGCGCCGACCCCGCCGCCTACAGCATCTTCACGGGAGACCTCGCCGACGAGGTCCTCGCCGCGAACCCCCTGATCACCCTGTCCGTCGTCGAGGGCGCAGGGCACTCCCTGCACCGCGACCGCCCGGAGGAATCCATCCGGCAACTCCTGGAGGCACTGAAGTGA
- a CDS encoding aspartate aminotransferase family protein: MTNFTDRHGVSHPLPAPEAEAQVRADDRGHVFHSWSAQGLIDPLPVAAGEGSTFWDYEGNAYLDFSSQLVNLNLGHQHPDLVAAIQQQAGRLATIQPSIANDVRGELARLIAEVAPEGLEKVFFTNGGAEANEYAVRMARQFTGRRKVLSMYRSYHGSTSTAISLTGDPRRWANDTVDSGAVRFFGPYLYRSPFHAETPEQESERALAHLEQTIQLEGPQTIAAIIIETVVGTNGVLVPPPGYLQGVRELCDRYGIVYIADEVMVGFGRLGEWFGIAAFDGQPDLITFAKGVNSGYVPLGGVVISDRIASAFDTMPFAGGLTYSGHPLACAAGVATFEVFRRDGILERVRDLGERIVGPTVRSWAEKHPSVGDVRGLGLFWAVELVRDQETREPLVPFNASGADAAPMGAFAAAAKKAGVWPFTHFNRMHVAPPLVITEEELVRGLRILDDALSVADEAAAG; this comes from the coding sequence ATGACGAACTTCACCGACCGCCACGGCGTCTCCCACCCGCTCCCCGCCCCCGAGGCCGAGGCACAGGTGCGGGCGGACGACCGCGGCCACGTGTTCCACTCCTGGAGCGCACAGGGCCTGATCGACCCGCTGCCCGTCGCCGCGGGCGAGGGCTCGACGTTCTGGGACTACGAGGGCAATGCCTACCTCGACTTCTCCAGCCAGCTCGTGAACCTGAACCTCGGGCACCAGCATCCCGACCTGGTCGCCGCGATCCAGCAGCAGGCCGGGCGTCTCGCGACGATCCAGCCCTCGATCGCGAACGACGTGCGGGGCGAGCTCGCCCGCCTCATCGCCGAGGTCGCGCCGGAGGGCCTGGAGAAGGTGTTCTTCACGAACGGCGGTGCCGAGGCCAACGAGTACGCGGTGCGCATGGCCCGCCAGTTCACCGGCCGCCGCAAGGTGCTGTCGATGTACCGCAGCTATCACGGCTCCACGTCGACGGCGATCTCGCTCACGGGCGACCCTCGCCGCTGGGCGAACGACACCGTCGACTCGGGTGCCGTGCGCTTCTTCGGCCCGTACCTCTACCGCTCGCCGTTCCACGCCGAGACTCCGGAGCAGGAGTCGGAGCGGGCGCTCGCGCACCTCGAGCAGACGATCCAGCTCGAGGGACCGCAGACCATCGCGGCGATCATCATCGAGACGGTCGTCGGCACGAACGGCGTGCTCGTGCCGCCGCCCGGCTACCTGCAGGGTGTGCGCGAGCTGTGCGACCGCTACGGCATCGTGTACATCGCGGACGAGGTGATGGTCGGATTCGGGCGGCTCGGCGAGTGGTTCGGCATCGCCGCGTTCGACGGGCAGCCCGACCTGATCACCTTCGCGAAGGGCGTGAACTCCGGCTACGTGCCGCTGGGCGGCGTGGTCATCTCCGACCGCATCGCGAGCGCCTTCGACACGATGCCGTTCGCGGGTGGACTCACCTACTCGGGACACCCGCTGGCCTGCGCCGCCGGTGTGGCGACGTTCGAGGTGTTCCGTCGGGACGGCATCCTGGAGCGCGTGCGGGACCTCGGCGAGCGGATCGTCGGTCCGACCGTGCGGTCCTGGGCCGAGAAGCACCCGAGCGTCGGCGATGTCCGCGGCCTCGGACTGTTCTGGGCGGTCGAGCTGGTCCGCGACCAGGAGACGCGCGAGCCCCTGGTGCCGTTCAACGCCTCGGGGGCGGACGCCGCGCCCATGGGTGCCTTCGCCGCCGCAGCCAAGAAGGCCGGGGTCTGGCCGTTCACGCACTTCAACCGCATGCACGTGGCCCCGCCGCTGGTGATCACCGAGGAGGAGCTGGTGCGCGGACTCCGCATCCTCGACGACGCCCTCTCCGTGGCCGACGAGGCCGCCGCGGGCTGA
- a CDS encoding MFS transporter, with protein sequence MAGYRDLLRTPGVARMIAAQLTARFPNGMMSLAILLHVEQQTGSYGSAGLVLAATSVGQAVAGPITSRWMGVWGMRRVLTLTLSVCVLAVLGLATLPLNVPGYMALGMVAGLSTPPVQAAVRTIYPKLVNSSNLTPLFSLDASLQEIIWVLAPVVITLVSTQIGTTEGLLLVAIVLVGGGAWFILSPEVGRVRIPRSRNALGKVVLKPPVLLATVIGFLLIGACSAVEVGVVATFEHGSLTAGLVLAVFSAGSLAGGLAFGHIPIGPWAMARRLLIVTVGLGLTMVMLNVFWLGGTLILAGIGIAPALAVLFAITSASVKFSETAEAFGWAGTGQLIGAAAGSAVAGFLVDVGDWRGAYLAATIFAAAGLLVSIVFVRSFPDLRHRDASPHPDTEPLAVTPS encoded by the coding sequence GTGGCGGGATATCGGGACCTTCTTCGCACGCCCGGAGTGGCGCGCATGATCGCGGCTCAGCTGACCGCGCGCTTCCCCAACGGGATGATGTCCCTCGCCATCCTGCTGCACGTCGAGCAGCAGACCGGGTCTTACGGATCCGCCGGTCTCGTCCTCGCCGCGACCAGTGTGGGCCAGGCCGTGGCCGGCCCCATCACGAGCCGCTGGATGGGCGTCTGGGGCATGCGCCGCGTCCTCACCCTCACGCTCTCCGTCTGCGTCCTCGCCGTGCTGGGTCTCGCCACCCTCCCCCTCAACGTGCCGGGCTACATGGCGCTCGGCATGGTGGCCGGGCTCTCCACCCCGCCGGTCCAGGCCGCGGTGCGCACGATCTACCCGAAGCTCGTGAACTCGTCGAACCTCACGCCGCTGTTCTCCCTCGACGCCTCGCTGCAGGAGATCATCTGGGTCCTGGCGCCGGTCGTCATCACCCTCGTCTCCACGCAGATCGGCACCACCGAGGGTCTGCTGCTGGTCGCCATCGTGCTCGTCGGCGGCGGCGCCTGGTTCATCCTCTCCCCCGAGGTCGGCCGGGTGCGCATCCCGCGCAGCCGGAACGCCCTGGGCAAGGTCGTGCTCAAGCCGCCCGTGCTGCTGGCCACCGTCATCGGCTTCCTGCTCATCGGGGCCTGCTCGGCGGTCGAGGTCGGCGTGGTCGCCACGTTCGAGCATGGAAGCCTCACGGCCGGTCTCGTGCTCGCCGTGTTCTCCGCTGGAAGCCTCGCCGGGGGCCTGGCCTTCGGCCACATCCCGATCGGTCCGTGGGCCATGGCCCGCCGACTGCTGATCGTCACCGTCGGGCTCGGCCTGACCATGGTCATGCTGAACGTCTTCTGGCTGGGCGGGACCCTGATCCTCGCCGGCATCGGCATCGCCCCCGCACTCGCCGTCCTCTTCGCCATCACCTCGGCCAGCGTGAAGTTCAGCGAGACCGCCGAGGCGTTCGGCTGGGCCGGAACCGGCCAGCTCATCGGCGCCGCCGCCGGGTCCGCCGTCGCGGGCTTCCTCGTCGACGTCGGCGACTGGCGCGGCGCGTACCTCGCCGCCACGATCTTCGCGGCCGCCGGCCTGCTCGTCTCCATCGTCTTCGTCCGTTCCTTCCCCGATCTGCGTCACCGCGACGCGAGCCCGCATCCCGACACCGAACCCCTGGCGGTCACTCCTTCATGA
- a CDS encoding sugar kinase, with translation MSTPSSSTSVPEIVCIGETMALITPTDAGLAEATHATVGLAGAESNVSAGVAATGHRVAWASRLGDDPLGDRIATELERRGVELWVERDGSAPTGVMFKDPGVESSRVYYYRSGSAASRMEPGFLTAERLEGVRIVHTTGITPALSTSCREMVDRLFDDARAANALVSFDVNDRRPLWSREDAAETLARLADAADITFVGRDEAERIWGTVTPAEIRAFLPNCALLIVKDGDVGATAFDGDAEPVFVPAPVVDVVEPVGAGDAFASGFLAATLDGADLAARLSAGHAAAERVLTIAADLPPLSPLV, from the coding sequence ATGAGCACTCCCTCCTCCTCGACGTCCGTTCCCGAGATCGTCTGCATCGGCGAGACCATGGCGCTGATCACCCCGACGGATGCCGGCCTCGCCGAAGCCACGCACGCGACGGTCGGCCTCGCCGGCGCGGAGTCCAACGTGTCCGCCGGCGTCGCCGCCACGGGGCACCGGGTCGCCTGGGCCTCGCGTCTGGGCGACGACCCGCTCGGGGACCGCATCGCCACCGAGCTCGAGCGACGCGGCGTCGAGCTGTGGGTCGAGCGCGACGGCTCCGCCCCCACCGGGGTCATGTTCAAGGATCCGGGTGTCGAGTCCTCGCGCGTCTACTACTACCGCAGCGGATCGGCCGCCTCCCGCATGGAGCCGGGCTTCCTGACGGCGGAGCGCCTCGAGGGCGTGCGCATCGTGCACACCACCGGGATCACGCCCGCGCTCTCGACCTCTTGCCGGGAGATGGTCGACCGGCTCTTCGACGACGCCCGGGCGGCGAACGCCCTCGTGTCCTTCGACGTCAACGACCGCCGCCCGCTGTGGAGCAGGGAGGACGCGGCGGAGACGCTCGCCCGCCTGGCGGACGCCGCCGACATCACCTTCGTCGGTCGCGACGAGGCCGAGCGTATCTGGGGCACCGTGACGCCCGCCGAGATCCGCGCGTTCCTCCCGAACTGCGCCCTGTTGATCGTCAAGGACGGCGACGTCGGCGCGACCGCCTTCGACGGCGACGCCGAGCCGGTGTTCGTCCCCGCCCCCGTGGTCGACGTCGTGGAGCCGGTCGGTGCGGGCGACGCCTTCGCCTCCGGCTTCCTGGCGGCGACGCTCGACGGCGCCGACCTCGCCGCCCGCCTGTCGGCCGGACACGCCGCCGCGGAGCGCGTGCTGACGATCGCGGCCGACCTCCCGCCGCTCTCGCCTCTCGTCTGA
- a CDS encoding PucR family transcriptional regulator: MSDRQDFDAYRTDRPERPDALLTVADVLAEPVVQAGAPAVIVGGDALDAAVRWVHVSDSAGVARLLDGGELLLSTGAGWPTGAEELRAFALGLHRAGVAGIVVELGSGQARIPDAVVEVCAERGLALIALTSEIKFVALTEAVHRALIAAQTMALRERQHLHELFTALSLRGAPADVVVAETARALGAPVVLENLAREVIAHETLRMPVAEALGKLRSADRVPVQARGVRWGTLLALPGPTHPAGRLTVLEQGATALAFGCLADGDDSEWSLLAQRGLIDDLLGARFASPDDIEARLATSGFLFPGRQCHGIVARGTEPGRQLAFRAAQLGVAAVTARVGDDDVALLSLPASAPLTDALAERIAGPARTIFVGPPAEDVLGLLASLRAARDLAASDRSESGPRVRRVDDRPLERFVASLRDDQRLLAHSERMLAPVVAYDRDRRGDLLDVLSALVTHPGNRSAAAAASHLSRSVFYQRLTLIGDLLDADLDDGETLAALHLALLARRSTAPTG; this comes from the coding sequence ATGTCAGACCGTCAGGACTTTGATGCGTATCGGACAGATCGTCCGGAGCGTCCGGACGCGCTGCTCACCGTGGCGGATGTGCTCGCCGAGCCGGTCGTGCAGGCCGGTGCCCCCGCCGTGATCGTCGGCGGAGATGCCCTCGATGCCGCGGTGCGCTGGGTGCACGTCTCCGACAGTGCCGGAGTCGCCCGTCTGCTGGACGGCGGCGAGCTGCTGCTCAGCACGGGGGCCGGGTGGCCGACCGGTGCCGAGGAGCTGCGTGCCTTCGCCCTCGGACTGCACCGGGCGGGGGTCGCGGGCATCGTGGTCGAGCTCGGCTCCGGCCAGGCCCGCATCCCGGACGCCGTCGTCGAGGTGTGCGCCGAGCGCGGGCTCGCTCTGATCGCGCTGACCAGCGAGATCAAGTTCGTCGCCCTCACCGAGGCCGTGCACCGGGCGCTGATCGCCGCGCAGACCATGGCGCTGCGCGAACGTCAGCACCTGCACGAGCTCTTCACCGCGCTCAGCCTGCGGGGCGCACCCGCCGATGTCGTCGTCGCCGAGACGGCGCGAGCGCTCGGTGCGCCGGTCGTGCTGGAGAATCTGGCGCGCGAGGTCATCGCGCACGAGACGCTGCGGATGCCGGTGGCCGAGGCCCTGGGAAAGCTGCGCTCCGCCGATCGTGTGCCGGTGCAGGCGCGCGGCGTGCGCTGGGGGACCCTGCTCGCACTGCCCGGTCCGACGCATCCGGCCGGCCGGCTCACCGTGCTCGAGCAGGGAGCGACGGCACTCGCCTTCGGGTGCCTCGCGGACGGGGATGACTCCGAGTGGTCGCTGCTCGCCCAGCGCGGACTGATCGACGATCTGCTCGGAGCGCGCTTCGCGAGTCCGGATGACATCGAAGCCCGCCTCGCGACCAGCGGGTTCCTGTTCCCCGGGCGCCAGTGCCACGGCATCGTCGCCCGCGGGACGGAGCCGGGCCGACAGCTCGCCTTCCGCGCCGCGCAGCTCGGGGTCGCTGCGGTCACCGCGCGGGTGGGGGATGACGACGTCGCGCTGCTGTCGCTCCCGGCATCGGCGCCGCTCACCGATGCGCTCGCCGAGCGGATCGCGGGGCCCGCCCGCACGATCTTCGTCGGCCCTCCGGCCGAGGACGTGCTGGGGCTGCTCGCCTCGCTGCGCGCCGCGCGAGATCTGGCGGCGAGCGACCGCTCCGAATCCGGACCGCGCGTGCGCCGCGTCGACGACCGTCCGTTGGAGCGCTTCGTCGCCTCGCTCCGTGACGATCAGCGCCTGCTCGCGCACAGCGAGCGGATGCTGGCACCGGTCGTGGCGTACGACCGTGACCGTCGCGGCGACCTGCTCGACGTGCTGTCGGCGCTCGTCACCCACCCCGGCAATCGTTCCGCAGCGGCCGCGGCGAGCCATCTCTCACGGTCGGTCTTCTACCAGCGGCTCACGCTGATCGGCGATCTGCTCGACGCCGACCTCGACGACGGAGAGACGCTGGCGGCGCTCCACCTTGCACTTCTGGCGAGGCGGAGCACGGCACCGACCGGCTGA
- a CDS encoding aspartate aminotransferase family protein, which produces MSTARTIPSESALQTMAKDHLWMHFTRQSTMAESGVPIIVKGDGHRIWDAKGKEYFDGLAGLFVVNAGHGRRRLAEAAAAQASELSFFPLWSYAHPAAIELADRLADEAPGDLNRVFFSTGGGEAVETAFKLAKHYWKLQGKPAKHKVISRAVAYHGTPQGALAITGIPAMKSMFEPVTPGGFRVPNTNFYRAAEMGGPADDLEAFGRWAADRIEEMILFEGADTVAAVFLEPVQNSGGCFPPPPGYFARVREICDRHDVLLVSDEVICAFGRLGHTFACTGLGYVPDMITCAKGMTSGYSPIGATIVSDRIYEPFSHGDVSFPHGYTFGGHPVSAAVALENLAIFDEEGLNAHVRENSPLFRAELEKLHDLPLVGDVRGDGYFFGIELVKDKATKETFDDAESERLLRGFLSPALFEAGLYCRADDRGDPVIQLAPPLTVGPAEFREIEQILRDVLTRAQSVL; this is translated from the coding sequence ATGAGCACCGCACGCACCATCCCGTCGGAGTCCGCACTGCAGACGATGGCCAAGGACCATCTCTGGATGCACTTCACCCGGCAGTCGACGATGGCCGAGTCCGGCGTTCCCATCATCGTCAAGGGCGACGGTCATCGGATCTGGGACGCGAAGGGCAAGGAGTACTTCGACGGACTGGCCGGGCTCTTCGTCGTGAACGCCGGGCACGGGCGGCGCCGCCTGGCGGAGGCCGCGGCGGCGCAGGCATCCGAGCTGTCGTTCTTCCCCCTGTGGTCGTACGCGCACCCGGCGGCGATCGAGCTGGCGGACCGACTCGCCGACGAGGCGCCGGGCGATCTCAACCGCGTCTTCTTCTCCACCGGCGGCGGCGAGGCGGTCGAGACCGCGTTCAAGCTGGCCAAGCACTACTGGAAGCTGCAGGGCAAGCCCGCCAAGCACAAGGTCATCTCGCGGGCGGTGGCGTATCACGGCACGCCACAGGGCGCCCTGGCGATCACCGGCATCCCGGCCATGAAGTCGATGTTCGAGCCGGTCACCCCCGGCGGCTTCCGCGTGCCGAACACCAACTTCTACCGCGCGGCCGAGATGGGCGGACCCGCCGACGACCTCGAGGCCTTCGGTCGCTGGGCGGCCGACCGCATCGAGGAGATGATCCTGTTCGAAGGGGCGGACACCGTCGCCGCGGTCTTCCTGGAGCCGGTGCAGAACTCCGGCGGCTGCTTCCCGCCCCCTCCGGGCTACTTCGCCCGCGTCCGCGAGATCTGCGACCGCCACGACGTGCTGCTGGTGTCCGACGAGGTCATCTGCGCCTTCGGCCGTCTCGGGCACACCTTCGCCTGCACCGGACTCGGGTACGTTCCCGACATGATCACGTGCGCCAAGGGGATGACGAGCGGCTACTCCCCCATCGGGGCGACCATCGTCAGCGACCGCATCTACGAGCCCTTCTCGCACGGCGACGTCTCCTTCCCGCACGGCTACACGTTCGGCGGACACCCGGTGTCGGCCGCGGTCGCGCTGGAGAACCTCGCGATCTTCGACGAGGAGGGCCTGAACGCCCATGTGCGCGAGAACTCCCCGCTGTTCCGCGCCGAGCTCGAGAAGCTGCATGACCTGCCGCTGGTCGGCGATGTGCGCGGCGACGGGTACTTCTTCGGCATCGAGCTCGTGAAGGACAAGGCCACCAAGGAGACCTTCGACGACGCCGAGTCCGAGCGGCTGCTGCGCGGCTTCCTCTCCCCTGCGCTGTTCGAGGCCGGGCTGTACTGCCGCGCCGACGACCGCGGCGACCCCGTGATCCAGCTCGCACCACCGCTCACCGTCGGCCCCGCGGAGTTCCGCGAGATCGAGCAGATCCTGCGGGATGTGCTGACGCGCGCGCAGTCGGTGCTCTGA
- a CDS encoding Lrp/AsnC family transcriptional regulator has product MGSMKKHPSLDAISKTIIELLQEDGRRSYSDIGRAVGLSEAAVRQRVQRLTESGVMQIVAVTDPMQLGFHRQAMIGVRVSGDARRVAEAISAIDAVDYVVITVGSFDVLAEVVCEDDDDLLALINDVIRPIEGVLSTETFIYAKLQKQLYNWGTR; this is encoded by the coding sequence ATGGGTTCGATGAAGAAGCATCCCTCGCTCGATGCCATCTCCAAGACGATCATCGAGCTGCTCCAGGAGGACGGGCGCCGTTCGTACTCCGACATCGGGCGAGCGGTGGGGCTCAGCGAGGCCGCCGTCCGACAGCGCGTACAGCGACTGACCGAGTCGGGCGTGATGCAGATCGTCGCGGTCACCGATCCGATGCAGCTGGGCTTCCACCGCCAGGCCATGATCGGCGTGCGCGTGTCCGGCGATGCGCGCCGCGTCGCCGAGGCGATCTCCGCGATCGACGCCGTCGACTACGTCGTCATCACGGTCGGCTCCTTCGACGTGCTGGCCGAGGTCGTCTGCGAGGACGACGACGATCTGCTCGCCCTCATCAACGACGTCATCCGCCCCATCGAGGGCGTCCTCTCCACCGAGACCTTCATCTACGCCAAGCTGCAGAAGCAGCTCTACAACTGGGGGACCAGATGA
- a CDS encoding CoA-acylating methylmalonate-semialdehyde dehydrogenase encodes MDIVRHVINGAETAAAARTGQVFDPATGQVSKQVAFASTAEVESAIAAAAAALPAWRETSLIKRADVFFRLRQLLKERTPELAAIVTSEHGKVLSDAAGEVSRGIENVEFAAGLVHLLKGERSEQVSRGVDVHSVKQPVGVVAAITPFNFPVMVPLWMVASAIACGNAVVLKPSEKDPSASVWLAKLFAEAGLPDGVLNVVNGDKEAVDAILDSPRVDAVSFVGSTPIARSIYQRASAAGKRVQALGGAKNHMVVMPDADIDAAADAAVSAAYGSAGERCMAVSVLVAVGDIADDLVAAIASRIDGLTIGPGTEAASEMGPLITREHRDKVASYVTGAAAEGATVVVDGTQKEFDSEGFFLGVSLIDHVAPGMKVYDDEIFGPVLSVVRVDTYADAVALVNDNAYGNGTAIFTRDGGTARQYEFDIEVGMVGVNVPIPVPIGAYSFGGWKDSLFGDSHIYGPESVHFYTRSKVVTTRWPDHTSSQIDLGFPSNH; translated from the coding sequence GTGGACATCGTCCGTCACGTCATCAACGGAGCGGAGACCGCAGCGGCGGCTCGCACCGGCCAGGTCTTCGATCCCGCCACCGGCCAGGTGTCGAAGCAGGTCGCGTTCGCCTCGACCGCCGAGGTGGAGTCCGCGATCGCCGCCGCCGCGGCCGCCCTGCCCGCCTGGCGCGAGACGAGCCTGATCAAGCGCGCCGACGTGTTCTTCCGCCTGCGCCAGCTGCTCAAGGAGCGCACCCCCGAGCTCGCCGCGATCGTCACGTCCGAGCACGGCAAGGTGCTCTCGGATGCGGCCGGCGAGGTGTCGCGCGGCATCGAGAACGTGGAGTTCGCCGCCGGCCTCGTGCACCTGCTCAAGGGCGAGCGCAGCGAACAGGTCTCCCGCGGCGTCGACGTGCACTCGGTCAAGCAGCCGGTGGGCGTGGTCGCGGCGATCACCCCGTTCAACTTCCCGGTCATGGTGCCGCTGTGGATGGTGGCCTCGGCGATCGCGTGCGGCAACGCCGTCGTCCTCAAGCCGAGCGAGAAGGACCCGTCGGCCTCTGTATGGCTCGCCAAGCTCTTCGCCGAGGCGGGACTGCCCGACGGCGTGCTCAACGTGGTCAACGGCGACAAGGAGGCCGTCGACGCGATCCTCGATTCGCCCCGGGTCGACGCGGTCAGCTTCGTCGGCTCCACCCCGATCGCCCGCTCGATCTACCAGCGCGCCTCGGCCGCGGGCAAGCGGGTGCAGGCGCTCGGCGGCGCGAAGAACCACATGGTCGTGATGCCGGATGCCGACATCGACGCGGCGGCCGACGCCGCGGTCTCGGCCGCCTACGGTTCCGCCGGTGAGCGCTGCATGGCCGTCTCCGTGCTCGTCGCCGTCGGCGACATCGCCGATGATCTCGTCGCCGCGATCGCCTCGCGGATCGACGGGCTGACCATCGGTCCGGGGACCGAAGCCGCGAGCGAGATGGGTCCGCTCATCACGCGCGAGCACCGCGACAAGGTCGCCTCCTACGTCACGGGAGCCGCGGCCGAGGGAGCGACGGTCGTGGTCGACGGCACGCAGAAGGAGTTCGATTCCGAGGGCTTCTTCCTCGGCGTCAGCCTGATCGACCACGTCGCCCCGGGCATGAAGGTCTACGACGACGAGATCTTCGGCCCGGTGCTGTCGGTCGTGCGCGTCGACACCTACGCCGACGCGGTGGCCCTCGTGAACGACAACGCCTACGGCAACGGCACCGCGATCTTCACGCGCGACGGCGGCACGGCCCGCCAGTACGAGTTCGACATCGAGGTCGGCATGGTCGGCGTGAACGTGCCGATCCCGGTGCCGATCGGCGCGTACTCGTTCGGCGGATGGAAGGACTCGCTGTTCGGCGACTCGCACATCTACGGCCCGGAGTCGGTGCACTTCTACACGCGCTCCAAGGTCGTCACCACCCGCTGGCCCGACCACACGTCCTCCCAGATCGACCTCGGCTTCCCGAGCAACCACTGA